In Sporocytophaga myxococcoides, the DNA window ACATAATGGCTTATTTGTAAATCTGGTTGACAATTTTCTGAGTAAAGTTCATGTTTTTGGTCTTTTCTTCGCTTCATTAGACATTCGTCAGGATAGTTCTGTTCACGGGCAGCTGCTTGATTTTATAGCCGAACAAACGGATCATTTGCCGGAAGGGTATAAAAAAATGTCAGATGATGATAAAATCAGTGCGTTGATGAAGGTCAAAGGTATTGTAGATCCTTCTATCATTGATAATGACTTGTTGAGGGACACATTAGATACAATGTCTTCAATCAAGACAATTCAGAAAATTAATGGTGAGGAAGGATGCCACAGATATATCATCAGTCATAGCACAAGTGCTCTTAATGTTATGGAAGTTTATGCACTTCTTACTCTTTCGGGATGGAAGGCAAAATCTATGACAATTGACATTGTTCCACTGTTTGAAACTATTGAAGACCTTAGAAATGCTGCAGCAGTAATGAAGGATCTTTATGAAAATAAGATCTATCAAAAACATCTGGAGCAAAGAAATAATATTCAAACCATCATGCTTGGCTTCTCAGACGGTACAAAAGATGGGGGGTATATGATGGCCAATTGGAGTATCTATAAGGCTAAAGAGGAGTTAACATTGATGGCAAAAGAGTATGGTATTCAGGTAGCATTCTTTGATGGAAGAGGGGGACCTCCTGCTAGAGGTGGGGGAAAAACCCATCAATTTTATGCTTCAATGGGTAAAAATATTGCCAACAAGGAAATACAGCTTACTGTTCAGGGGCAAACAATTAGTTCAAATTTTGGAACTACAGATTCAGCCTTGTTTAACATGGAACAATTACTACATGCTGGAATCAGCAATGCGCTGTTCTCAACCATGAATGAAACTTTCACAGAGCAGGAAGATGAGTTAATGCAACTATTGTCAGATGAAAGTTTTAAAGCATATAGTACGCTTAAAAATGATCCTAATTTTCTTGAATATTTGAATTTTGCAAGTCCTCTCCGTTATTATGCAGAAACGAATATCGGAAGCAGACCTTCCAAAAGAAAAGCAGGGAAATTGAATCTGAATGATTTAAGGGCTGTACCTTATGTAGGAGCATGGAGTCAGTTAAAACAGAATTTACCAGGATATTATGGGGTGGGAACTGCTTTTGAAAAAATGGAGAAAGCAGGCAGATGGAAAGAAGTAAAAAATCTGTATGAAAAATCACTATTCTTCAAAACGCTGTTAAATAATTGTGAAATGGCTATGAAAAAATGCTTTTTCCCTTTAACAGCATACCTTTCAAAACATCCTAAATATGGAAGTCTTTGGAATATGATTCATGATGAGTTTGAAAGGACATCTAAATATATTTTGAAACTCACAGGTTCAAAAGAACTAATGGGAGATAAACCAATGGACTTATTGTCGATTCAAATGAGACAGAGAATCGAATTGCCATTGATTACGATTCAGCAGCATGCGTTGACCAAAATTCGCGAAATGGAAGAGAAGGGGGTAGACGGTCCATTGAAAAAAACTTATGAAAATATGGTGATGAGATGTTCTTTCGGAATTATTAATGCCGAAAGAAATTCAGCCTAATGATAAGATGAAATATTGGTTTTGTAATATTTTATGTCTGTAGTTTAAAGATCCTCAAATCACTTTGAGGATCTTTTTTTTATCATTGTTTTTTTCCACATTCTTTCATTTTCAGCTGGTAATGTTATATTTGTGTGTTAAAGAACGCTTTTGATGATCATTTTTTATTTCCCAGTATATGTCAAGATTCTTAAGAAAAGTCCTCAGGGTTGAAGAAAGTGAAACTTCATCACTTTTATGGATAATATGTTTAGGTGTTTTCATAGGAATTGCGATTTCTCTATTTGATCTTGCTTCTGTTTCTGTATTCCTGGAGAATTTTAACAAAACTTATTTACCTGGAGCCATGATTTGTTCAGGGCTTCTCACGGTGTTTGTTTCAAATACATTTATTAGTATTTATAATTGGATTTCCTTTTCAAAAGTAAGTCTCATAGCTTCTCTGGTGCTACTGGTAATTCCATTTTCGGTTTTACTAATTTCTCACTATGCTACAAGTCTTGCCATTACATATATTGCATTTGTGTTGACCGGGCCTTTGACCGCTCTGGCTTTATTGTTATTTTGGGGATTGTTTGAACGACTATTCGATCTTGCACAGGGACGACGTCTCTCCATGAGTGCAGAGAGCGGCATGGTGGTTGCTATGGTAAGCATCTTATCTGCGATAGCCCTTACCGAACATAGTTTTTTTTACAAAATTTCTAATCTCTATCTGATCTCTTGTATTAGTTTCGGAATAACCTTTTTCATTTTTGTTGCCATTTCTATATGCAAGACCTTCCTGACAAAAATAGAAATCAACGTACAATACATTAAAGCTTACAATAATTATAATAAATTGATAAAACAGAATTATACTCTTCTGTTAATATTGTTCGCACTACTTTCCGGACTTACTTTTTATTTCACCGAATATTTCTATCTGGTTTTTGTAGAAGATCAATATGCTGGCGCTGGCAAAACCATGGATTTTCTTTCAGGTTTTTCTGCTGCTATAATTGGGTTAGGTTTTCTACTTCAACTTATTGCTGCCAGATGGGTAAATGCTAAATATGGATATTTAACAAGTCTTTTAATTCTTCCAGGATTCTTAGCATTGTTTACATTGATATTTCTGGTATTGGGTATTATTGAAGGATATGACCCAAGTAAGTCAGTATTCTTTTTCCTTTTCATGCTGGTTTGTATCTCCAAGCTTCTTTCTGTGAGCCTCTTCAAATCTCTTGAATTTTCTACATTCAAGTTTTTCTTTATGCCACTTGATCATTTGCTAAGGTCAGATGTTCAGTCTAAAATAGAAAGAGTAGTAAGAGAGGCGGGCAAAGCAGTAGCTGGATTGTTATTAATTATTGCATTAAGATACATTAAGGTTGAATTTATTCCGGTATTCCTTCTTGTTTTATTAGGGGTATGGGCATATGTAGCCGTCAAAATGAATAATGCCTATAGGGAAAAACTTGTCGTAAGTCTTGATATGCCTGAAGAAATTGAGAAAAAAGATAAAGCTGCTTCCGGGATTATTGATGAACTTTCATTTACTATTTTAAATAATCCTGGTAAAAACCTTCAGG includes these proteins:
- a CDS encoding phosphoenolpyruvate carboxylase; translation: MNSSANGTLQVFKNLVGTKYEMYNSLFSSLPFHKVEKTGVLLSLFLLLCEEGFTKGKSPSAIIESFLKQYTTYRTENEQTDLLFRFVQYAERQVVLFDALEDAAFPCVHDMSGPGTLKNLQAQVIHTQSQAELKDKLKDFSVRLVLTAHPTQFYPSEVLGIIHDLAKALVSDDTALVNMYLQQLGKTSFFKKEKPTPYDEAVNLIWFLENVFYHSAGKILSFIKGEFPTLVSEGNALIRMGFWPGGDRDGNPFVKSETSLKVAETLRESIIKCYYMDVRRLKRRLTFKGVENVLADLEKKLYNNLFIPGHKTDLNKEGILEALYKIKDTLVKEHNGLFVNLVDNFLSKVHVFGLFFASLDIRQDSSVHGQLLDFIAEQTDHLPEGYKKMSDDDKISALMKVKGIVDPSIIDNDLLRDTLDTMSSIKTIQKINGEEGCHRYIISHSTSALNVMEVYALLTLSGWKAKSMTIDIVPLFETIEDLRNAAAVMKDLYENKIYQKHLEQRNNIQTIMLGFSDGTKDGGYMMANWSIYKAKEELTLMAKEYGIQVAFFDGRGGPPARGGGKTHQFYASMGKNIANKEIQLTVQGQTISSNFGTTDSALFNMEQLLHAGISNALFSTMNETFTEQEDELMQLLSDESFKAYSTLKNDPNFLEYLNFASPLRYYAETNIGSRPSKRKAGKLNLNDLRAVPYVGAWSQLKQNLPGYYGVGTAFEKMEKAGRWKEVKNLYEKSLFFKTLLNNCEMAMKKCFFPLTAYLSKHPKYGSLWNMIHDEFERTSKYILKLTGSKELMGDKPMDLLSIQMRQRIELPLITIQQHALTKIREMEEKGVDGPLKKTYENMVMRCSFGIINAERNSA